TCACTAATCCTCCTATTGTGACGTGGTTCCCACCAGCTACATGGGGAAGGACTACCTGGAGCCCAAGGAGATGCAGTTCCACCTGAAGGACGTGGAGAGACAGATGACGTCGCAGTACTACATCACCCAGTTCAACAAGAAACTCTACGAGCAGAAGATCACAGCGCAGATCTTCTTCTTGCCCTCCGACGCTCTTCTGGTGAGGATGTGAACGCCGCCAAACGACACGGAGCTGTTCTTTGTTCCGCCATTAGGAGGTCCCTTTTGAAAACCATAGTTTTGGTTCCAGCGCTAGCAGGTTGTGGTAGAGCTCGATACTGTACTGTTAGTTATATCACATGTTGAGTGTTTTAACTTTagcattttgttgttttttagtaCTTTTGTTCTGTTCTATCCCAATTGGTATTTGCACTGCTGAGGTTAGGTCAAATCCCGACCATACTAAGAGACTCTATCCACtcaaaataatgataatgataatatgaGATGCTGAATATAATAGTCCACCAGATGGCCTAGCCTACAGGCATATCGTACAGTATTTCGAAGCAAACATGATCTTCATAATACCCCTAGAGTTCTTGAGCTTTCATTGACATTGAATCATTTGGTGGCAAGCTTTGATGCAAATAGAACTGAGAACAATCACAGATATATGTTGTGTGTGGTCATGACCTCGATATGACACCCGGGTTGCTCCATTCGTTTTGGGGTACTTGTGCAAATCCGTCAGATCCTGGAGGAGCGGGAAATCATCGGTTGCTTGACGGTAGAGCCCTACATGCTGGGGGAGTTTGTGAAGCTCACCAACAACACGTGGAAGAAGGACAGCCGCTACAAGGCCACGGAGTACGGCATCGCCTTCGGACACTTCACCTACCTGTTCTCCGAGCGGCAAGAGGTGGTGGTCGACctccaaggtgtgtgtgtgtgtgtgtgtgtgtgtgtgtgtgtgtgtgtgtgtgtgtgtgtgtgtgtgtgtgtgtgtgtgcgcacacacatgtaacTCCCCATTCCCAGAGACATTCACCATGGCCACATCACTCAGTTTTTCCGAGAAACAGTTGCTGTTGGTTGAGTTTGTGTTGGCATTTCACGACACCTGTATGAGGCCGTGCTATCTCTTTAATATTAGAAACGactatatgctacacgtgaacctcctaagatggcgccaTTTGATTGGTTCGTTACCTCGGGACATTGGGCAacatcccatgattgagatctcaaactcggggtATGTTGTCATCGCAAAATGTCCCGCTTTGTTtgctaataaaaaataaaaataaatcccggcaaaaagtgttattttGTTCATGTTTGGAGCGTTCCCGTGTATTATATACTCAAACAATGACTCAATAATTGTCAAACAGACTAGCCGCGGTGCTTCCCCCGTTCCAACGTTCACTgcgtccccctctccccatctcccctcctcaGGGATGGTGTCGGCCAACGGCAAGGGGCTGACTTACCTGACGGACCCCCAGATCCACTCCACCAGAAGCCCCAGGGGCCTCTCCAACTTCGGGGAACGGGGCCTCCGCCACTTCCTGGACGAGCAACACGGACCGGAGTGCAACAGCGTGTGCAGGGACCTCCAGCTCCCCCCCATGGGGGGACCTCCGCCCGCATGCTTCTGATCGGTGGATCCTTCGTCCTGAGGGGGGTGGTGCTCCCGTGTATTCATATGATTTGATTGACGTGTCAAGACAGCATGTTTTGTGATCAAATCTAATGGTTGATACATTTCGGGAATTTCCCCAGCCCTCAGAGGCATTTGGAGTTTCCCTGCGTAGACGTGGAAGTAGAACACTGTTGTTTGACCCAAATCTTACCATCCATTGTGTTTCCATTGTGTTGTATCCCCCGCAAAGACAATGTTGTCAAATAAGTCACAGCTCATCCTGTATTAGACTGATATAACTTGATTAAATCTATTAAATCATTAGACCACACAATATTAAAGCTAACATCAATACTTCATTGGAACTGACACAGTATTAGAGCTAACACAGTACTTACTGTTTTTTGCTCACACATTGAGTTGCCAAAACAACACCCTATAAGGTTGAACTCAGCTCTACTGTTAAACGGCCTCCTTTAAGTGTCTGAGATCAACCAGACCCTGTAGGCGTACAGACTTCTTTATCATCAATATACTACTGTAGATGTTCCTTTGAccagatgcttcatgaaccacctccaggtCTGTTTACCTAGTATCTGAATAAAAAGATTTTTGTTGAAGCTTTACCACTCGTCGAGTTATACCTGGCCCCGAAACCACGATGACAGAGGCAAGCATCACTGCTACAACATTTAAAGTACTTTATAACGATGGCCTCATGATTTTCTAGTTGTACACATGCAAAAAGTGAAACCCTGTAAGTGAGCCACATAACAGGTTGACTTATGTCTGCCGTCAAACAAGTTTGCGCACATACCTACCGGTATCAACCAGACCTGTCACTCTCACCAGTCTCCCGGTCTTGTGACAATGAAGATATGATGAAATGGATACAGTCACGAGTGGTGTTTATGTGCGGCCAAAGGTCCACAACACTCCAAATCAGGGAAAGAATATTTCATAACCTTAACCCTTTTAAAACGCGACATAGGCTATTGTGTGGTTTTCTGTTCCTCTAAATTGCAAAACTATAATCACCAGGTCCCCAACAGGTCTGCTAATGACCCTGTGGTACATGTTGGCCCTAGATGTAGGTAATCTCACATTTAACAATTATTGAactttatattgtatttatttatatatatatatacaccacacacacacacacacacacacacacacacacacacacacacacacacacacacagacacttgtgCATTGTTTTTCGTATTCTGGATCATGTTTTGAAGGGGAGAGTCTCTGTAGAGGGAATCTAGTCGCCTACTTGGGTTTTCTGACCCTCCTGCACTTGCACTTGTATTTGCATGttattttaaaatgtgtattttattgcacgaaagataaaaaataagacctaaataaaaaataaacgtaACTGATCCTTTGACATTTTACGTTGGCCTGACAATGCAAGCTTTACAAGCAAACGATGTCCAAGTCCAGGGTCAATAACCAATAGCGTCCGGAAGCTTTAGCCTCAGTCCCGCCTCCATCGCTGGGATCACGTGTATTATCACGCGCGTTAAAGTGGAAATCAACCTGTCTTTATCGCGCTTCCTTATTAATAAATAACTTTTCACGACCTTGTATTATATTGCCAATTCATTCATCGCGCTAATTGATAATACATGTaccaaataatacaaaataaaaatcgcCATGTAGCAATTCCATACTAGGTGGTTTTCTGTGTACAACATACATGCTAAAACAAAAAGATAGAAGACATATATGGGAATAGGTTTGCTGAATTATCatttatgtatattgtgttatGTAGATTATACCAACATCAATATCAATGTTAAGATACTaatataatttcatcatcagCGTGTCGAATTCATAGTCTGATAAAAGGACATTGGAAAAAGACGCCTTACAATGAATACACCAAATAATAAATCAAAGTCTCTTCTTGCATATGCAAGTCTCTCATCCCATAGTCCTTCTGGTGTCCCCAATCTCCTACGTCACTTTATTATCCAAAATGACGTCTAGCAAAGTTACTAAGGAGGCGGGACCGAGCCTGGTGTTCTGCAGCAAGAACCTCCTCCAATAATCCCGGATATGTGTTTCGAAACCTGGGTTACCTCCAGGAGAGGATAAAAGCTTTCCATATCAACGCACTTGGTTTGTTGTTGAAAGTCGAAGGACCAGTAAGGATGCAAGCTCTGCTACTAACATGCCTGTTGGCAGTGGGTTGCCTGGCTCACACACCTTACCGATGcagtaagtaggcctactgtaaattAGATAGCGTTGTCAAATTAAATTGCCTGCGTCAACTGCTTTAAATGGCCATTACGATGCGTTAGACatgagttgttgtttttgtagtAGTAAACTGTGTATTATGTCCACTAGAGGATGCTGTAGGCTCTGCTGTATCGTAACCTTAATTATGtaaaaatgttttaatgttACTGCTTTAGTTGAACAAGCTGCAATGTCTGCAATAGCTGCAAAATCtattcaaattgtatttttttttacaaaacagaGAGTCCTCCCCTTCTAAGTGGAAGTGTGATGGTGGTAAGTCAtcctccttttttcttcttatttttattatgtcTTGCTTGGCCTTTATAAAAATCCCCCAGACGACTGAGTCCTGAGATAAAataccctcctcttctccccctagTCCTCTCAGAATGAAGCCCTTTGGGAGTCTGCCAACTTCATTTACGATGCTATCGGCCAGCGGATCAGACTCCAGGAGTTTGGAGTCTTGAACAACAAGAGCTTCAACTTGGACGCCCTGTTGTTATACAGGGAGGTAAGTAAACGGCAAAAACAGGGCAGTAAACAGACTGCTACACTAGGGCCGGTGAAATAGTTGACCTCTGCCAAATGCAACCGAGATGGAATGACAGGGCACAGGTTGATGTGTAAACCGGTTAAATGCAGAGTTTACATTTGTGTTGCCCAACCCCAGAGTCTAATCAGTCGGACTCTAACACCCTCCACACTATTGTGGTTGACTACTCCTACTCCCATTTGGGACTGTGAGAAATAATCTAAATTGTTTACACGGAACTGAAGATAGATGGCGCTATTGAAGTGGTCCATATTATAAGTTGATACCCAAAATCCAACCAGTTCTAGCTCTTGAATATAAATGTTACGAATAGGAATCCCCAGAGAGACGGTCTATAACGTTCCTCTTCCAGCCCTTCACAATAGACACATTACTGTAGTAGTTCCGCTCATCTCAGATACACGGTCACTTCCCTTCACTTGGGTGTAAAAGGGGAACAAAGATGTCTGGAAACCATTCAGTAGTGTCCCGACTCCCACCTTAAGGGAAAACATTGGTTTCATTTCCAATGTTGCATTATTgacctttttttaaaacaagCGACCTAGAAAGATATGAAATATGAAACATATTTGACATCTACAGCATCATTGTTTTGGGTTGTATCATGCATCTCAGTGCCATGTGTTAAAAACATACGTCAGTTTTAATAATTCTTTTGAAATGTCACTTAGTACCTAAGTTCTGTACTTTTCCTACTTGAACCTACATGGTCAACCAGCTTCGATAAAGGCCAAATCAGTCATGTCACTGACGGAGCCAGTACGGAGTCTGTCTTTACAGATAGACTCTATAGTAATGTATATGCCTTCTTTATGTAAATATGTGTCTTTATCGTTACATAATTACCATGCCTTATACTTTTATGTTTCTTAACAAAAAACCTTTCGTCCATGTATTATATTTCTTATCATTTAAACCGAGCCGTCGTGTAACAGATGAACAAGCGGCCCGTGTGTGTCCTCTGTCCTGCAGGGGGCCATGTTCTTCATAGACAAGAAGAACCGCAACTGCACCAAGAGAGCCCTGAAGGGAGACTTCCAGCCCATGCAGGTCCCTCAGGACGCCCAGCTCCTGGGCCAGGCGGTGCTGGGTAGCTCCTCGGGGCCTGGGGAGGGACTCCTGGTCAACACCTGGGTCGGGAACAGCCCTGAAACAGGTCGGAGGCGGAGGGCCACTTTGAGAtcctttgtttgttatttttcctATTCTTTAATGGTGCAACTTTGATCTGTGACTCCCACGTGTAAAGTGCCTTGAGTCCTGAATGAAAGGCACTGCAAAACTTGACTTTATAATATTAGGCTCTTCTATAACTGTATTATTACTATTGCTGCTACTCTCCGACTACTTCTTTCTGTCATACCCACCTTTCCCATGTGGTATTATTGATCTAGCCTTGTCTGGCCATGTTTCTATTCACCTGTTGGTGGCTGGAACAGGCTATCCTAATGTATTCCATCTAAAACTGTTTATGCTAATGGGTTTCATCTGAAACAGTTTAACCTAATGGATTTAATTTAAAACAGTTTAACCTGATGCATTGAATCAAAAAACTGTTTCACCTAATATCTAAAACATTTTATCCTAATGTATTTAATCTAAAACGGTTTCACCTAATGTATTCAATCTAAAACAGTTTAACCGTATGTATTTAATCTAAAACAGTTTAACCGTATGTATTTAATCTAAAACAGTTTAACCGTATGTATTTAATCTAAAACAGTTTAACCGTATGTATTTAATCTAAAACAGTTTAACCGTATGTATTTAATCTAAAACAGTTTAACCTAATGTATTTAATATAAAACAGTTTAACCGTATGTATTTAATCTAAAACAGTTTAACCGTATGTATTTAATCTAAAACAGTTTAACCTAATGTATTTAATCTAAAGATGTTAATGCTGATGTAATTAATCTAGAATTGTTGATCCTCATTTATTTATCCTAAAACAGTTTATCCTGATTTAATCTCAACCAATGCTAATCTGCTCGCCATAGTCGCCGAACCGTCCAGATGTCGCCCTGCGCTTTCAACTGTCTCCGTCTGGAGCTTTAAACTGTTTCTGTTCCCCCTGCAGGCAAGTACATGAGCACCGTCACGGAGTTCGGCTGCATTCCCATCGGCACCGCGTACCACACCGACCAATACGGATGGCTCCAGGTCAGGTGGGTGTAGCGTACGGAGGGCCACCTTCAACCACCGCCCTCATGTGGACATGAACGCAGTTACGAGGAGACCTCGATgtgccttttttctttctctccgtgTAGCTACTACAACAACATCAAGGGAGTAGCCGACCCATCGATGCTCAATCCGCCCGAATTCTGCAAGGGAGCCGAACTCGAGAGGGGCCAGACGCCGGTGAACTTCCTCAATCTGTTCTTCTAGGTGGCAGCGAGGGGCGCTAAGGACACCCCCTCACCCACACAGAACGGG
This is a stretch of genomic DNA from Gadus chalcogrammus isolate NIFS_2021 chromosome 17, NIFS_Gcha_1.0, whole genome shotgun sequence. It encodes these proteins:
- the epdl1 gene encoding ependymin-like 1, whose amino-acid sequence is MQALLLTCLLAVGCLAHTPYRCKSPPLLSGSVMVSSQNEALWESANFIYDAIGQRIRLQEFGVLNNKSFNLDALLLYREGAMFFIDKKNRNCTKRALKGDFQPMQVPQDAQLLGQAVLGSSSGPGEGLLVNTWVGNSPETGKYMSTVTEFGCIPIGTAYHTDQYGWLQVSYYNNIKGVADPSMLNPPEFCKGAELERGQTPVNFLNLFF